In Halobacterium sp. R2-5, the following are encoded in one genomic region:
- a CDS encoding SdpI family protein → MPSDRRLLAGGAGLVALTAAVSVLAYPEMPAEMATHWNAAGDVDGTMPRALAFALFPVLNAGLFALFLALPRLDPRTDYEQFRAAYDAAALVTLALLAYVNAVVVLANASYEFELLQALAPAIGAVYAVAGYVTERAEQNWFVGVRTPWTLEDEDVWNRTNHAAGRLFKVAGVVAALGVFVPEYALALVLGPVVAIAVASFGYSYRLYHRAN, encoded by the coding sequence ATGCCCTCCGACAGGCGACTGCTCGCGGGCGGCGCGGGGCTGGTCGCGCTCACCGCCGCAGTCAGCGTCCTCGCGTACCCGGAGATGCCCGCCGAGATGGCGACTCACTGGAACGCCGCCGGCGACGTCGACGGCACGATGCCGCGGGCGCTCGCGTTCGCGTTGTTCCCCGTGCTGAACGCCGGACTGTTCGCGCTGTTCCTCGCGCTGCCCCGTCTCGACCCGCGCACCGACTACGAGCAGTTCCGCGCGGCCTACGACGCCGCTGCACTCGTCACGCTGGCGCTGCTCGCGTACGTGAACGCCGTCGTCGTGCTCGCGAACGCGAGCTACGAGTTCGAACTGCTACAGGCGCTGGCACCCGCAATCGGCGCCGTCTACGCGGTCGCTGGCTACGTCACCGAGCGCGCCGAACAGAACTGGTTCGTGGGCGTGCGCACGCCGTGGACGCTCGAAGACGAGGACGTGTGGAACCGGACGAACCACGCCGCCGGCCGACTGTTCAAGGTCGCTGGCGTGGTCGCCGCGCTCGGCGTCTTCGTCCCCGAGTACGCGCTCGCGCTCGTGCTCGGTCCAGTGGTCGCGATCGCGGTCGCGTCGTTCGGCTACTCGTACCGGCTCTACCACCGCGCGAACTGA
- the sucC gene encoding ADP-forming succinate--CoA ligase subunit beta: MKLHEYQAKQVFAEVGIPTPGSTLATTVDEVVEAASDLGYPVAVKAQVHVGGRGKAGGIKLAENEDEAREAAEDILGMDLKGYTVDKVLVEEAVDFTNELYVGVTMDRGEGQPVVMVSEKGGVNIEEVAEEDPDAIAREHVDPAFGLHPYQARKVVYDAGIPREVAGDVASILTTLYDLYEDRDGSDVEINPLMVTSDDEVIAADAVMNIDEDALFRQPELAEMEEEAAEDDLEAKANEYGFDYVRLDGNVGIIGNGAGLVMTTLDLVDYYGGEPANFLDIGGGAKAERVANALDMVFSDENVDSVVFNIFGGITRGDEVAKGINTALEQFDEIPKPVVVRLAGTNAEEGREILNDELVTVEETLEGAVQRAVEYADEEATEVDQ; the protein is encoded by the coding sequence ATGAAGCTCCACGAGTACCAGGCGAAGCAGGTCTTCGCCGAGGTGGGCATCCCGACCCCCGGGTCGACGCTCGCCACGACGGTCGACGAGGTAGTCGAGGCCGCCAGCGACCTCGGCTACCCCGTCGCGGTGAAGGCGCAGGTGCACGTCGGCGGCCGCGGGAAGGCCGGCGGCATCAAGCTCGCCGAGAACGAAGACGAAGCCCGCGAGGCCGCCGAGGACATCCTCGGCATGGACCTCAAGGGGTACACGGTCGACAAGGTCCTCGTCGAGGAGGCCGTCGACTTCACGAACGAGCTCTACGTCGGCGTCACGATGGACCGCGGCGAGGGCCAGCCCGTCGTGATGGTCTCCGAGAAGGGCGGCGTCAACATCGAGGAGGTCGCCGAGGAGGACCCCGACGCCATCGCGCGCGAGCACGTCGACCCCGCGTTCGGCCTGCACCCCTACCAGGCGCGGAAGGTCGTCTACGACGCGGGCATCCCCCGCGAGGTCGCGGGCGACGTCGCGTCCATCCTCACGACGCTGTACGACCTCTACGAGGACCGCGACGGCAGCGACGTGGAAATCAACCCCCTGATGGTCACGTCCGACGACGAGGTCATCGCCGCGGACGCCGTGATGAACATCGACGAGGACGCGCTGTTCCGCCAGCCCGAGCTCGCCGAGATGGAGGAGGAAGCCGCCGAGGACGACCTCGAAGCCAAGGCCAACGAGTACGGCTTCGACTACGTGCGCCTCGACGGCAACGTCGGCATCATCGGCAACGGCGCCGGGCTCGTGATGACGACGCTGGACCTCGTGGACTACTACGGCGGGGAGCCCGCGAACTTCCTCGACATCGGCGGCGGCGCGAAGGCCGAGCGCGTCGCGAACGCCCTCGACATGGTGTTCAGCGACGAGAACGTCGACAGCGTGGTGTTCAACATCTTCGGCGGCATCACCCGGGGCGACGAGGTCGCGAAGGGCATCAACACCGCGCTCGAACAGTTCGACGAGATCCCCAAGCCCGTCGTGGTTCGGCTCGCCGGCACGAACGCCGAGGAGGGCCGCGAGATTCTCAACGACGAGCTGGTGACAGTCGAGGAGACGCTCGAGGGCGCCGTCCAGCGCGCCGTCGAGTACGCTGACGAGGAGGCCACGGAGGTGGACCAATGA
- a CDS encoding ABC transporter permease subunit — protein sequence MATETTEDATESGRAGLKDHAKWYVLSYPLTWLVFVFLIPLGLLVVFSFWVNIPGGTYEVGFTLENYRRFLTTSLYLEQLWLTIELALITAVVSLFLGYPLAYFLAKLETPWLRSVLLVTIVSSLWITYVIRAYAWQVILASRGIVSSIGVATGLLAEHQSFYPGYWGLVVGMVYVFLPFMVLTLYSSLRNIDGELLEASKNLGAGPARTFRRVTLPLSQNGIASGTALVFILALGAYVLPRLLGSTAQRTLPVLIEQQIMGESNYPFGAAMSIGLVFVVLAFLWVLLRVTDVSAGGLGGTDDVIDDDDDAGYGPGSETLASQALGVLRSAAAAVGVTAAASAVAGAVSDAVTAVDSNTREAITRATFRAYVFLVMLFVAAPLGIIVAVSFTPSEFLTFPPSGFSMRWYVEFFTNSSWTLALVNSLSIAGAAALLATSIGGILAFALDRFDYGVDRVLATFGVLPILIPPVIIAVAFLVFFLQLGLAGNSVAIMVAHGIFYAPFPFILISQGLGEIDRTYEEAAMNLGASPVRTIRTVTYPLLRTNVISGALFAFILSLNEYIIAWLLSLFLVDTIPIVIFNQLRYSYPPTIAAASTVFILLTVVVMTAIDRLSGGIWE from the coding sequence ATGGCGACTGAAACAACCGAGGACGCCACCGAGTCCGGGCGCGCCGGCCTGAAGGACCACGCGAAGTGGTACGTGCTGTCGTACCCGCTGACGTGGCTGGTGTTCGTGTTCCTCATCCCGCTGGGGCTGCTCGTCGTGTTCAGCTTCTGGGTGAACATCCCGGGCGGCACCTACGAGGTGGGGTTCACGCTGGAGAACTACCGGCGCTTCCTCACGACGTCGCTGTACCTCGAACAGCTCTGGCTGACCATCGAACTCGCGTTGATCACGGCGGTCGTGTCGCTGTTCCTGGGGTACCCGCTCGCGTACTTCCTCGCGAAGCTCGAGACGCCGTGGCTGCGCAGCGTCCTGCTCGTCACCATCGTCTCGTCGCTGTGGATCACGTACGTCATCAGGGCGTACGCGTGGCAGGTCATCCTCGCGTCCCGCGGCATCGTCAGTTCCATCGGCGTCGCCACCGGTCTGCTCGCCGAACACCAGTCGTTCTACCCCGGCTACTGGGGGCTGGTCGTCGGCATGGTGTACGTGTTCCTGCCGTTCATGGTGCTGACGCTGTACTCCAGTCTGCGGAACATCGACGGCGAGCTGCTGGAGGCGTCGAAGAACCTCGGCGCCGGCCCGGCGCGGACGTTCCGCCGCGTGACGCTGCCGCTGTCCCAGAACGGCATCGCCAGCGGCACCGCGCTCGTGTTCATCCTCGCGCTCGGGGCGTACGTGCTCCCGCGGCTGCTCGGCAGCACGGCCCAGCGCACGCTGCCCGTGCTCATCGAGCAGCAGATCATGGGCGAGAGCAACTACCCGTTCGGCGCGGCGATGAGCATCGGCCTGGTGTTCGTCGTGCTGGCGTTCCTGTGGGTGTTGCTGCGCGTGACCGACGTTTCGGCGGGCGGCCTCGGCGGCACCGACGACGTCATCGACGATGACGACGACGCCGGGTACGGCCCCGGCTCGGAGACACTCGCGTCGCAGGCGCTCGGCGTGCTCCGGAGCGCGGCGGCGGCCGTCGGCGTCACGGCCGCGGCGAGCGCCGTCGCGGGCGCCGTCAGCGACGCCGTGACGGCCGTCGACTCGAACACGCGGGAGGCGATCACGCGGGCGACGTTCCGCGCGTACGTCTTCCTCGTAATGTTGTTCGTCGCGGCGCCGCTGGGTATCATCGTCGCCGTGTCGTTCACGCCGTCGGAGTTCCTGACGTTCCCGCCGAGCGGCTTCAGCATGCGGTGGTACGTCGAGTTCTTCACTAACTCGTCGTGGACGCTCGCGCTCGTCAACAGCCTCTCCATCGCGGGGGCGGCGGCGCTGCTGGCGACGTCCATCGGCGGCATCCTCGCGTTCGCGCTCGACCGCTTCGACTACGGCGTCGACCGCGTGCTCGCGACGTTCGGCGTGCTCCCCATCCTGATCCCGCCGGTCATCATCGCGGTGGCGTTCCTCGTGTTCTTCCTGCAGCTCGGGCTCGCGGGGAACAGCGTGGCCATCATGGTCGCGCACGGCATCTTCTACGCGCCGTTCCCGTTCATCCTCATCTCCCAGGGGCTCGGCGAAATCGACCGCACCTACGAGGAGGCCGCGATGAACCTCGGCGCGTCCCCGGTGCGCACCATCCGCACCGTCACGTACCCGCTGCTGCGGACGAACGTGATCTCGGGCGCGCTGTTCGCGTTCATCCTCTCGCTGAACGAGTACATCATCGCGTGGCTGCTGTCGCTGTTCCTCGTGGACACCATCCCCATCGTGATCTTCAACCAGCTGCGGTACTCGTACCCGCCGACCATCGCGGCCGCGAGCACGGTGTTCATCCTGCTCACGGTCGTCGTGATGACCGCCATCGACCGGCTCTCCGGAGGGATCTGGGAGTGA
- a CDS encoding aspartate aminotransferase family protein yields the protein MKQQPPGELTPEELLARERERYRERTPNSAAMADDLREVVPAGVCSTFRAYDPHPVHAERAEGASLYDVDGNEYLDFALNNGTQLVGHAHPDLSDAAIDQIGDGTLYTRPSGLIEYAAQPLIDRWEAIERVRFTNSGTEAVMHATRLARAYTGREKLIRMEGAYHGAHDPALVSKMPPVEQAGPAADPNPVKESQGIPEAVPEDVLLAQYNDADSVEALLREHGSDVAAILVEPACLNLGLVEPEDNFLVRLRELADEYNVVLIFDEVKTGVKLAPGGGAEYYGVQPDLVALAKAIGGGYPVGAFGGREDIMELIAADLQKGVATGAAHYGTYNGNPLALRAVGVTLREVLDDDAYAHVEALNERLAEGYREVAADAGLDAQVKTAGSQGMVHFTDEPIRTFRDWEHVDETLHEAYWVGMVNEGVFPHPHDASQQWTLSVQHDEGDVDAHVEAFAELADDLAAAQE from the coding sequence ATGAAACAGCAACCGCCCGGCGAGCTGACCCCCGAGGAACTGCTGGCGCGCGAACGCGAGCGCTACCGCGAGCGCACGCCGAACTCCGCGGCGATGGCCGACGACCTCCGAGAGGTCGTCCCCGCCGGCGTCTGCAGCACGTTTCGGGCGTACGACCCCCACCCCGTTCACGCCGAGCGCGCGGAGGGCGCGTCGCTGTACGACGTCGACGGCAACGAGTACCTCGACTTCGCGCTGAACAACGGCACGCAGCTCGTCGGGCACGCTCACCCCGACCTGAGCGACGCCGCAATCGACCAGATCGGCGACGGCACGCTGTACACGCGGCCGAGCGGGCTCATCGAGTACGCCGCGCAGCCGCTCATCGACCGCTGGGAGGCCATCGAGCGGGTGCGGTTCACGAACAGCGGGACCGAGGCCGTGATGCACGCCACGCGGCTCGCGCGGGCGTACACGGGCCGCGAGAAGCTAATTCGGATGGAGGGCGCGTACCACGGCGCCCACGACCCCGCGCTCGTGAGCAAGATGCCGCCCGTCGAGCAGGCGGGCCCGGCGGCCGACCCGAACCCGGTGAAAGAATCCCAGGGCATCCCCGAAGCGGTCCCCGAGGACGTGCTGCTCGCGCAGTACAACGACGCGGACAGCGTCGAGGCCCTGCTCCGCGAGCACGGCTCGGACGTCGCCGCGATTCTCGTCGAGCCGGCGTGCCTGAACCTCGGGCTCGTGGAACCGGAAGACAACTTCCTGGTCCGGCTGCGCGAGCTGGCCGACGAGTACAACGTCGTCCTGATCTTCGACGAGGTGAAGACCGGCGTGAAGCTCGCGCCCGGCGGCGGCGCCGAGTACTACGGCGTCCAGCCGGACCTCGTCGCGCTCGCGAAGGCTATCGGCGGCGGCTACCCGGTCGGCGCGTTCGGCGGCCGCGAGGACATCATGGAGCTCATCGCGGCGGACCTCCAGAAGGGCGTCGCGACGGGCGCGGCCCACTACGGGACGTACAACGGGAACCCGCTGGCGCTGCGCGCGGTCGGCGTGACGCTCCGCGAGGTTCTCGACGACGACGCCTACGCCCACGTCGAGGCGCTCAACGAGCGGCTCGCGGAAGGCTACCGCGAGGTCGCCGCGGACGCGGGCCTCGACGCGCAGGTGAAGACCGCGGGCTCGCAGGGGATGGTCCACTTCACCGACGAGCCGATTCGGACGTTCCGCGACTGGGAGCACGTCGACGAGACGCTCCACGAGGCGTACTGGGTGGGGATGGTCAACGAGGGCGTGTTCCCGCACCCCCACGACGCGTCCCAGCAGTGGACGCTGAGCGTCCAGCACGACGAGGGAGACGTGGACGCGCACGTCGAGGCGTTCGCGGAACTCGCGGACGACCTCGCCGCTGCGCAGGAGTGA
- a CDS encoding NrpR regulatory domain-containing protein, producing MDADLDRRTYDLLRLVDRHGPIGSIQLVELMQLRGYDIKDRTIRLTLSELDSMGLTEKVPGKGRRLTDSGRTELEQGDVSGRLEQIRAQIATLTSRVSYDPIEDTGVLVASCAFVDEEHVDDARSLVERLESLPLGPIPVSLEEAADSEPGDYRLLAPSSITLDGVLLAHGVNANLSTAGVLEYEPSREDDPDGETSAADLGGEITRYVDVINGEGSSIDVISLLIQAGRGDVRSILEDGESGFLIGDDREFPINRYEEARDLTLSTRAKLGGAVDLRRPREQANASNATLTWAFGSITYVGSGELLLTALHEYGLADDWVTLYGTVPRNRLGVVEASVPAALDD from the coding sequence ATGGACGCGGACCTGGACAGACGGACCTACGACCTGCTTCGCCTCGTCGACCGCCACGGTCCCATCGGCAGCATCCAGCTCGTCGAGCTGATGCAGCTCCGCGGCTACGACATCAAAGACCGCACCATACGGCTCACGCTCTCCGAGCTCGACAGCATGGGGCTCACCGAGAAGGTCCCCGGGAAGGGGCGCCGACTCACGGACAGCGGCCGGACGGAGTTAGAACAGGGCGACGTGAGCGGCCGTCTGGAGCAGATCCGCGCCCAGATCGCGACGCTCACCAGTCGCGTGAGCTACGACCCCATCGAGGACACGGGCGTGCTCGTGGCGTCCTGCGCGTTCGTCGACGAGGAGCACGTCGACGACGCGCGCTCGCTCGTCGAACGCCTCGAATCGCTCCCGCTCGGCCCGATTCCCGTCTCCCTCGAGGAGGCTGCCGACAGCGAGCCCGGCGACTACCGGCTGCTCGCCCCGTCGAGCATCACCCTCGACGGCGTCCTGCTCGCGCACGGCGTCAACGCGAACCTCTCGACGGCGGGCGTCCTGGAGTACGAGCCGTCCCGCGAGGACGACCCCGACGGCGAGACCAGCGCCGCCGACCTCGGCGGCGAGATCACGCGCTACGTCGACGTCATCAACGGCGAGGGCTCGTCCATCGACGTCATCTCACTGCTCATCCAGGCCGGCCGCGGCGACGTCAGAAGCATCCTCGAGGACGGCGAGTCGGGCTTCCTCATCGGCGACGACCGCGAGTTCCCCATCAACCGCTACGAGGAAGCGCGCGACCTGACGCTGTCCACGCGCGCGAAGCTCGGCGGCGCCGTCGACCTGCGCCGCCCGCGCGAGCAGGCGAACGCCTCGAACGCGACCCTGACGTGGGCGTTCGGCTCGATCACGTACGTCGGCAGCGGCGAGCTGCTGCTCACCGCGCTCCACGAGTACGGCCTCGCGGACGACTGGGTGACGCTGTACGGGACGGTGCCGAGAAACAGGCTCGGGGTCGTCGAGGCGTCCGTACCGGCCGCCCTCGACGACTAG
- a CDS encoding ABC transporter ATP-binding protein, producing the protein MSGISLVDITKRYGDEVLAVDGVSLDIESGEFVTLVGPSGCGKTTTLRTIAGFEMPTSGTVRIDDKDVTDAPPYERNTGMVFQDFALFPHMTVHENVAYGMEADGGYTQEEIDDRVAEMLELVELPDTGDRYPDQLSGGQQQRIALARALAPKPDALLLDEPLASLDKKLREQMQVELRRIQQEIGITTVFVTHNQEEALTMSDRLAVMNEGHFEQVGPPGEVYDEPDTRFVADFLGTANIFDGDVVDVDGDYVSVDVGDATMRTVSGVDVDVGDSVSVVVRPERFKFGDATADGGDAENTFEGEITFKRHLGSSVEFRLDTAAGRELVVVRRSGSEDREPDDSVVVSVDADDCRLVNR; encoded by the coding sequence ATGAGCGGAATCTCACTCGTCGACATCACGAAGCGGTACGGCGACGAAGTCCTCGCCGTCGACGGCGTCAGCCTCGACATCGAGAGCGGCGAGTTCGTCACCCTCGTCGGTCCCTCCGGCTGCGGGAAGACGACGACCCTCCGCACCATCGCGGGCTTCGAGATGCCCACCAGTGGCACCGTCCGCATCGACGACAAGGACGTCACGGACGCGCCGCCGTACGAGCGCAACACCGGGATGGTGTTCCAGGACTTCGCGCTGTTCCCGCACATGACCGTCCACGAGAACGTCGCGTACGGCATGGAGGCCGACGGCGGCTACACGCAGGAGGAGATCGACGACCGGGTCGCGGAGATGCTGGAACTCGTCGAACTCCCGGACACCGGTGACCGCTACCCCGACCAGCTCTCGGGCGGCCAGCAGCAGCGCATCGCGCTCGCTCGCGCGCTCGCCCCGAAGCCGGACGCGCTCCTGCTCGACGAGCCGCTCGCGAGCCTCGACAAGAAGCTCCGCGAGCAGATGCAGGTGGAGCTCCGCCGCATCCAGCAGGAGATCGGCATCACGACCGTCTTCGTCACGCACAACCAGGAGGAGGCGCTGACGATGTCCGACCGGCTGGCCGTGATGAACGAGGGCCACTTCGAGCAAGTCGGGCCGCCGGGCGAGGTGTACGACGAGCCCGACACGCGGTTCGTCGCGGACTTCCTCGGCACCGCGAACATCTTCGACGGCGACGTCGTCGACGTGGACGGCGACTACGTCTCCGTGGACGTCGGCGACGCGACGATGCGGACGGTGTCGGGAGTCGACGTCGACGTCGGCGACAGCGTCTCCGTCGTCGTCCGGCCGGAGCGCTTCAAGTTCGGGGACGCGACGGCGGACGGCGGCGACGCCGAGAACACGTTCGAGGGTGAGATCACGTTCAAGCGCCACCTCGGCAGCAGCGTGGAGTTCCGCCTCGACACGGCGGCGGGCCGCGAACTCGTGGTCGTGCGCCGCAGCGGCAGCGAGGACCGCGAACCAGACGACAGCGTGGTGGTGTCGGTTGACGCCGACGACTGCCGGCTCGTGAACAGATAG
- a CDS encoding NrpR regulatory domain-containing protein, with product MVETDQRTYDVLRLLAEHEPVGSVHLTDHLRERGYSLTERTVRLTLADLDDAGLTEKAGGKGRVLTDAGRAELERGGVRGRVEHVRERLADLTSRVTYDPREDAGDVVVGTVRVPESERETLDAVLAAIDESPISPVVASVESVDGGDAVEAAVPSSVTVDGVLLSAGIDSHPDTLGLVEYHADPAPESLPYDDPEPAEHGGAIRRFTDVIGDERATLDLVSLLIDAGRTDVAGAVAGETGLLVADNREVPLARYDATRDLAAGTRANLGGVLDLRRPRESGPFPWGQPGWTFASLTYAGAAECVIARCVEAGVAADWETLADVRPRSELSSLG from the coding sequence ATGGTCGAGACCGACCAGCGGACGTACGACGTCCTCCGGCTGCTCGCCGAACACGAGCCCGTCGGGAGCGTCCACCTCACGGATCACCTCCGCGAGCGCGGGTACTCGCTGACCGAGCGGACCGTCCGGCTGACGCTCGCGGACCTCGACGACGCCGGCCTCACGGAGAAAGCCGGCGGGAAAGGACGCGTGCTGACGGACGCGGGACGCGCGGAGCTCGAACGCGGGGGGGTACGCGGCCGGGTCGAACACGTCCGCGAGCGACTCGCGGACCTCACGAGCCGGGTGACCTACGACCCCCGAGAGGACGCGGGCGACGTCGTCGTCGGCACCGTGCGCGTCCCCGAATCGGAGCGGGAGACCCTCGACGCGGTGCTGGCCGCGATCGACGAGTCGCCGATTTCGCCCGTCGTCGCGTCGGTCGAGTCGGTCGACGGCGGCGACGCGGTCGAGGCCGCGGTGCCGTCGAGCGTCACCGTCGACGGCGTGTTGCTGTCGGCGGGCATCGACAGCCACCCGGACACGCTCGGTCTGGTGGAGTACCACGCCGACCCGGCCCCCGAGTCGCTCCCGTACGACGACCCCGAGCCGGCTGAGCACGGCGGCGCGATCCGACGGTTCACGGACGTCATCGGGGACGAGCGCGCGACTCTCGACCTCGTGTCGCTGCTCATCGACGCCGGGCGGACGGACGTCGCGGGCGCGGTCGCGGGCGAGACGGGGCTGCTCGTCGCGGACAACCGCGAGGTGCCGCTCGCGCGCTACGACGCCACCCGCGACCTCGCGGCGGGGACGCGGGCGAACCTCGGCGGCGTCCTCGACCTGCGGCGGCCGCGGGAGTCCGGGCCGTTCCCGTGGGGGCAGCCGGGCTGGACGTTCGCGTCGCTGACGTACGCCGGCGCGGCGGAGTGTGTCATCGCGCGCTGCGTCGAAGCCGGCGTCGCCGCCGACTGGGAGACCCTCGCCGACGTCCGGCCGCGTTCGGAACTGTCCAGTCTCGGCTGA
- a CDS encoding substrate-binding domain-containing protein → MPGTNSHGRRDFLRTTTAAGTVALSGLAGCASILGGGGGGSSGPLNVAVYGGVFQEVMEEQLFEPFREQVDYEVESEAQPTSEEALTQYENAVSAGEAPVDVAIMANTGVLQGMNSDLWHVWDSGDFENTQYIQDSLLRESDDGLVSIGALSWYINLVQNTDVIEDPVDSWEALWDSQYEDQLGLLTYASNSFLLEVTANVHFDGKDVLNTRDGILDVLEKLEEVKPQANFWYANEAEFQQRLRDGQVPAGMLYNDVTLVMQDEGAPVQTNFVEEGSILDSGHWVTLASTDLADEAREFIDFASRPEIQDRVAENLYTSPTIERQHSGIDDETYETIAGPGPSEAIVPKYELYVGDDSDWVSEQWNEFIINN, encoded by the coding sequence ATGCCAGGTACAAACTCTCACGGACGGCGGGACTTCCTTCGGACGACTACCGCGGCGGGTACCGTCGCGCTCAGCGGCCTCGCGGGCTGCGCAAGCATTCTCGGTGGCGGCGGCGGTGGCTCCAGCGGGCCACTGAACGTCGCCGTCTACGGCGGGGTCTTCCAGGAAGTCATGGAAGAACAGCTGTTCGAGCCGTTCCGCGAACAGGTCGACTACGAGGTGGAGTCCGAGGCGCAGCCGACCTCGGAGGAGGCGCTCACGCAGTACGAGAACGCCGTCTCCGCGGGCGAAGCACCCGTCGACGTCGCCATCATGGCGAACACCGGCGTCCTCCAGGGGATGAACTCCGACCTCTGGCACGTCTGGGACTCCGGGGACTTCGAGAACACCCAGTACATCCAGGACTCGCTGCTCCGCGAGTCCGACGACGGCCTCGTCAGCATCGGCGCGCTGTCGTGGTACATCAACCTCGTGCAGAACACCGACGTCATCGAGGACCCGGTCGACAGCTGGGAGGCCCTCTGGGACTCCCAGTACGAGGACCAGCTCGGACTGCTGACGTACGCGTCCAACTCCTTCCTGCTGGAGGTCACCGCGAACGTGCACTTCGACGGGAAGGACGTCCTGAACACCCGCGACGGCATCCTCGACGTCCTCGAGAAGCTCGAGGAGGTCAAGCCGCAGGCGAACTTCTGGTACGCCAACGAGGCGGAGTTCCAGCAGCGCCTCCGCGACGGCCAGGTGCCGGCGGGCATGCTGTACAACGACGTCACCCTCGTCATGCAGGACGAGGGCGCGCCCGTACAGACGAACTTCGTCGAGGAAGGCTCGATTCTGGACTCCGGGCACTGGGTGACGCTGGCTTCGACGGACCTCGCCGACGAGGCCCGCGAGTTCATCGACTTCGCCAGCCGACCGGAAATCCAGGACCGGGTCGCCGAGAACCTCTACACGAGCCCGACCATCGAACGCCAGCACTCCGGAATCGACGACGAGACCTACGAGACCATCGCGGGCCCCGGCCCGTCGGAGGCTATCGTGCCGAAGTACGAGCTCTACGTCGGCGACGACTCGGACTGGGTCAGCGAGCAGTGGAACGAGTTCATCATCAATAACTGA
- a CDS encoding nitrilase family protein: MRSPAGDARVTVVQTVPEFGAVEANRETTVAAVREHADSDLVVLPELATSGYVFESHEEVAAAAEPADGPTAQAWADVAAETDTWVVGGFPEEDGETRYNSSLIVSPEGVEGTYRKTHLWNEEKRWFEPGDDVPAFETPFGRLGVQICNDIWFPELTVTQARDGVDIVALPTNWVPEVSDRPAGWTMGVHQSVAAANANRVFVAAADRAGTERGVTFEGQSVILGPDGVPLAGPLPDSGSHAATADCDLSRAREKALTERDDALGDRRPDVYDT, translated from the coding sequence GTGAGGTCGCCCGCCGGAGACGCCCGCGTCACGGTCGTCCAGACGGTCCCGGAGTTCGGCGCGGTCGAGGCGAACCGCGAGACGACCGTCGCGGCGGTCCGCGAGCACGCGGACTCGGACCTCGTCGTCCTCCCCGAACTCGCGACCAGCGGCTACGTCTTCGAGTCCCACGAGGAGGTCGCCGCGGCCGCCGAACCCGCGGACGGCCCGACCGCCCAGGCGTGGGCGGACGTCGCCGCGGAGACGGACACGTGGGTCGTCGGCGGCTTCCCCGAGGAAGACGGCGAGACGCGGTACAACAGCTCGCTGATCGTCTCTCCCGAGGGGGTCGAGGGCACGTACCGGAAGACCCACCTCTGGAACGAGGAGAAGCGGTGGTTCGAGCCCGGCGACGACGTGCCGGCGTTCGAGACGCCGTTCGGCCGGCTCGGCGTCCAGATCTGCAACGACATCTGGTTCCCGGAGCTGACGGTGACCCAGGCCCGAGACGGCGTGGACATCGTCGCGCTCCCGACCAACTGGGTGCCGGAGGTCTCGGACCGCCCGGCCGGCTGGACGATGGGCGTCCACCAGTCGGTCGCGGCCGCGAACGCGAACCGCGTGTTCGTCGCGGCCGCCGACCGCGCGGGCACCGAGCGCGGCGTCACGTTCGAAGGCCAGAGCGTGATTCTCGGGCCGGACGGCGTGCCGCTCGCCGGCCCGCTGCCGGATTCCGGGAGTCACGCCGCGACCGCGGACTGCGACCTCTCGCGGGCTCGCGAGAAGGCGCTGACCGAGCGCGACGACGCGCTCGGCGACCGGCGGCCGGACGTCTACGACACCTAG